A single region of the Sphaeramia orbicularis chromosome 6, fSphaOr1.1, whole genome shotgun sequence genome encodes:
- the smc1b gene encoding structural maintenance of chromosomes protein 1B isoform X1 — protein sequence MDAISFATGARAASLRVKQLRELIHGARIGHPVAKTARVTIRYRDDEEHDTSFRRSISGDSSEYHINGEHVTHSKYMEELEKVNILAKAQNCLVFQGTVETIALKDPKERTKMFESISQSRELAAEYNKKNDAMLRAKEDTQFHFSKKRSATVEKKQVSQEKIEAEKYQAVLDELYQKRLQLGLMELYHNERTIHKLSDDLKEKQQTAAAKTSTVKTWEQKVKTLKKEHGCLSREQQHIDKELCTQEHILSQCMSKYIKAKINSSHHMKKAEELRTKLKKNQKLVVIKEQELVEGQQEIIEMEKTWRKYERQEQEVTRGRDIELDQDQFERYKELKEVSRKQTAVLRQQVDRLHWEVKANYAKIALDQRRRKEVEVAIRNNHTELEDLTHRAEKLEEYTKTCQSATEEYCQQEKNLSTELRQVHQRSEEVKQDLRQVVEELENASLDSHESRRQLRRKELLEKLHRLYPDTVYGRLCDLCSPIHKKYQLAVTKVFGHFMNSVVVASEKVARDCIQFTKEELFEPETFLPVSYLDVHPLNERLREMTGVKMVVDVVQVNTPTLATQMKKVIQFVCGNALVCETIKEARSVAFGRLERYKTVSLDGTLFSKSGVISGGSRDLQRKAYCWDEKEMRKLKERKDQLMAELSELMKLRRKESDLKQVIAQAQGAQTRLKYSNAELDNIRKNKILRCQADISHLESDLTNLDSEIQMQEDSVDVKAVEMKKIRDQINQMEDLVFSDFCAEIKVDSIREYEQEHVKQQTEQEKKRLQFEAQVAYLNAQLEYGQEWLEQQKKELHHTREAMDKEQKAVVEHRKDEEKLLAAVEVNQNNILDLKNQLLAKENQVLAAKTELDQKIQTLQEINKELVKLQQKVMSVETAWEQKCLSRHNLLLDCKIQGLPITLLSGSLDEITQVQLDSESGSTGTTMDLFEREAQLIIDYSVLQEEFRNLQDDEEVNSCLEKLKDSVTSIEEVLNRTAVPNLKALEKMREVREKLHGLMEAFDASSKESRKCSQEFEEIKGRRCQLFSQCFEHVSVAVDHIYKSICRNSSAQAILSAENPEEPYLGGISYNCVAPGKRFMSMDNLSGGEKALAALALVFAIHSFRPAPFLILDEVDAALDNSNIGKVTSFIRHESSRNMQIITISLKEEFFSKADALLGVYSDVDECMCMFSHILTLDLRAYPEVEEDGRKQTDTSQDSQSSA from the exons ATGGACGCCATCAGCTTTGCCACGGGGGCGCGGGCCGCTTCTCTCCGTGTGAAACAGCTCAGAGAGCTGATCCATGGAGCTCGCATCGGGCACCCAGTGGCGAAGACCGCAAGAGTGACAATCCGGTACCGCGACGACGAGGAGCATGACACTTCCTTCCGACGTAGTATCTCCG GTGACTCCTCTGAGTATCACATCAACGGCGAACATGTAACTCATTCCAAATATATGGAGGAGCTGGAGAAGGTCAACATCTTGGCCAAAGCTCAAAATTGTCTGGTGTTTCAG GGGACAGTGGAGACCATTGCTTTGAAGGACCCCAAAGAGAGAACCAAGATGTTTGAGAGTATCAGTCAGTCCAGAGAGCTAGCTGCAGAATACAATAAAAAGAACGATGCGATGCTGAGAGCGAAAGAGGACACACAGtttcatttcagcaaaaaaagaTCTGCAACTGTTGAGAAGAAGCAAGTGTCCCAGGAAAAAATAGAG GCAGAGAAGTACCAGGCAGTGCTGGACGAGCTGTACCAGAAACGTCTGCAGCTTGGCCTGATGGAGCTCTACCATAATGAGAGAACAATCCACAAGCTGAGTGACGATCTGAAGGAGAAGCAGCAGACTGCAGCCGCCAAGACCAGTACTGTGAAAACCTGGGAGCAGAAGGTCAAAACCCTCAAGAAGGAGCATGGATGTCTCAGCAGAGAGCAGCAACACATCGACAAGGAACTCTG TACCCAGGAGCACATTCTGTCCCAGTGTATGTCCAAGTACatcaaagcaaaaataaacagcTCCCATCATATGAAGAAAGCTGAGGAGCTCCGTACCAAACTGAAGAAGAACCAGAAGCTGGTGGTGATTAAAGAGCAGGAGCTGGTAGAGGGACAGCAGGAGATCATTGAAATGGAGAAGACCTGGAGGAAATATGAGAGGCAGGAACAGGAAGTTACCCGAGGGAGGGATATTgagctggaccaggaccag TTTGAGCGATACAAAGAGCTGAAAGAGGTCAGCCGTAAGCAGACTGCTGTCCTCAGACAGCAGGTCGATAGACTGCACTGGGAGGTCAAAGCAAACTACGCGAAGATTGCTTTAGACCAGCGTAGAAGGAAAGAGGTGGAG GTCGCCATCAGGAACAACCACACTGAGCTTGAAGATCTGACACATAGAGCAGAGAAACTGGAGGAGTACACCAAGACCTGCCA GTCAGCCACTGAGGAATACTGTCAGCAGGAGAAGAATCTGAGCACTGAGCTTCGGCAGGTTCACCAGCGCTCTGAGGAGGTGAAACAGGACCTGCGTCAGGTTGTGGAGGAGCTGGAGAATGCCAGCCTTGACAGTCACGAGAGCAGACGACAGCTGCGACGAAAAGAGCTGCTGGAGAAACTCCACAGGCTCTACCCTGACACTGTG TATGGCCGCTTGTGTGACCTGTGTAGCCCCATCCATAAGAAGTACCAGCTGGCTGTCACCAAGGTCTTTGGACACTTCATGAACTCTGTTGTTGTGGCTTCAGAGAAAGTGGCCCGAGACTGCATTCAGTTCACCAAGGAGGAGTTATTTGAACCTGAAACCTTCCTGCCCGTCAGCTATCTGGAT GTACATCCTCTAAATGAACGGCTTAGGGAGATGACTGGTGTTAAGATGGTGGTGGATGTTGTTCAGGTGAACACACCTACACTTGCCACTCAGATGAAGAAggtaattcagtttgtttgtggaAATGCTCTGGTGTGTGAGACCATCAAAGAGGCGAGGAGTGTGGCCTTTGGCAGACTGGAGCGCTATAAG ACCGTATCTCTGGATGGAACACTTTTCTCCAAGTCAGGAGTGATTTCCGGAGGCTCCAGGGACCTGCAGAGGAAAGCGTACTGCTGGGATGAGAAGGAgatgagaaaactgaaggaacgCAAAGACCAATTGATGGCAGAACTGAGC GAACTGATGAAGCTGAGGCGAAAGGAATCAGACCTGAAACAGGTCATTGCTCAGGCTCAGGGTGCTCAGACTCGCCTCAAATACTCCAATGCTGAGCTAGACAACATTCGTAAAAACAAAATCCTCAGATGCCAAGCG GATATTTCTCATTTGGAGAGTGATTTAACAAACCTAGACTCAGAGATCCAGATGCAGGAGGATAGCGTAGATGTGAAGGCTGTAGAGATGAAGAAGATCAGAGACCAGATCAACCAG ATGGAGGACTTGGTGTTTTCTGACTTCTGTGCTGAGATCAAAGTGGACAGTATCAGGGAGTATGAGCAGGAGCATGTGAAACAGCAAACGGAGCAGGAGAAGAAGAG GCTGCAGTTTGAAGCTCAGGTTGCTTATCTGAATGCACAGCTGGAATATGGACAGGAGTGGCTGGAGCAGCAGAAGAAGGAGCTTCATCATACCAGAGAGGCGATGGACAAAGAGCAGAAAGCCGTGGTCGAGCATAGGAAG GATGAGGAGAAGCTGCTGGCTGCAGTGGAGGTGAATCAGAACAACATCCTGGATCTGAAGAACCAGCTTTTAGCCAAGGAGAACCAAGTGTTGGCTGCCAAAACTGAACTGGACCAGAAAATTCAAACCCTCCAAGAGATTAACAA AGAGCTGGTGAAGCTCCAGCAGAAGGTGATGTCTGTAGAAACAGCCTGGGAGCAAAAATGTCTGTCCAGACACAACCTGCTTCTGGACTGTAAAATCCAAGGACTGCCGATCACTCTGCTGTCAGGAAGTCTGGATGAAATCACTCAGGTGCAG CTGGATTCAGAGTCTGGAAGCACTGGGACCACTATGGACTTGTTTGAGAGGGAAGCCCAGCTCATCATTGACTACTCAGTTCTGCAGGAAGAGTTCAGG AATCTGCAAGATGATGAGGAGGTGAATTCCTGCTTGGAGAAGCTGAAGGATTCCGTCACCTCCATAGAGGAAGTGTTAAATCGCACTGCTGTTCCTAACCTTAAAGCTCTGGAGAAAATGAGGGAGGTGAGGGAGAAGCTGCATGGACTGATGGAAG CCTTTGATGCCAGCAGCAAAGAATCTCGGAAGTGTAGTCAGGAGTTTGAGGAGATCAAAGGTCGCCGCTGCCAGCTCTTCAGCCAGTGCTTTGAACACGTGTCTGTTGCTGTCGACCACATCTATAAAAGTATCTGCAGGAACAGCAGCGCTCAG GCCATTCTAAGTGCAGAGAACCCTGAGGAGCCGTATCTGGGCGGCATCAGCTACAACTGTGTAGCTCCAGGAAAACGCTTCATGTCCATGGACAATCTATCTGGAGGAGAGAAGGCACTCGCTGCCCTGGCTCTAGTGTTCGCCATCCACAG CTTCCGCCCGGCTCCTTTCCTTATTTTGGACGAGGTGGATGCAGCTTTAGACAACTCCAACATTGGAAAG GTGACCAGTTTCATCAGACACGAGTCCAGCAGGAACATGCAGATCATCACCATTTCACTGAAGGAGGAATTTTTCTCCAAAGCCGATGCTCTGCTGGGAGTTTACTCAGAT GTGGAcgaatgtatgtgtatgttcaGCCACATCCTGACCCTTGACCTGCGTGCATATCCTGAGGTTGAAGAGGATGGCAGGAAACAGACAGACACAAGCCAGGATTCACAGTCATCTGCATGA
- the smc1b gene encoding structural maintenance of chromosomes protein 1B isoform X4 — MDAISFATGARAASLRVKQLRELIHGARIGHPVAKTARVTIRYRDDEEHDTSFRRSISGDSSEYHINGEHVTHSKYMEELEKVNILAKAQNCLVFQGTVETIALKDPKERTKMFESISQSRELAAEYNKKNDAMLRAKEDTQFHFSKKRSATVEKKQVSQEKIEAEKYQAVLDELYQKRLQLGLMELYHNERTIHKLSDDLKEKQQTAAAKTSTVKTWEQKVKTLKKEHGCLSREQQHIDKELCTQEHILSQCMSKYIKAKINSSHHMKKAEELRTKLKKNQKLVVIKEQELVEGQQEIIEMEKTWRKYERQEQEVTRGRDIELDQDQFERYKELKEVSRKQTAVLRQQVDRLHWEVKANYAKIALDQRRRKEVEVAIRNNHTELEDLTHRAEKLEEYTKTCQSATEEYCQQEKNLSTELRQVHQRSEEVKQDLRQVVEELENASLDSHESRRQLRRKELLEKLHRLYPDTVYGRLCDLCSPIHKKYQLAVTKVFGHFMNSVVVASEKVARDCIQFTKEELFEPETFLPVSYLDVHPLNERLREMTGVKMVVDVVQVNTPTLATQMKKVIQFVCGNALVCETIKEARSVAFGRLERYKTVSLDGTLFSKSGVISGGSRDLQRKAYCWDEKEMRKLKERKDQLMAELSDEEKLLAAVEVNQNNILDLKNQLLAKENQVLAAKTELDQKIQTLQEINKELVKLQQKVMSVETAWEQKCLSRHNLLLDCKIQGLPITLLSGSLDEITQVQLDSESGSTGTTMDLFEREAQLIIDYSVLQEEFRNLQDDEEVNSCLEKLKDSVTSIEEVLNRTAVPNLKALEKMREVREKLHGLMEAFDASSKESRKCSQEFEEIKGRRCQLFSQCFEHVSVAVDHIYKSICRNSSAQAILSAENPEEPYLGGISYNCVAPGKRFMSMDNLSGGEKALAALALVFAIHSFRPAPFLILDEVDAALDNSNIGKVTSFIRHESSRNMQIITISLKEEFFSKADALLGVYSDVDECMCMFSHILTLDLRAYPEVEEDGRKQTDTSQDSQSSA; from the exons ATGGACGCCATCAGCTTTGCCACGGGGGCGCGGGCCGCTTCTCTCCGTGTGAAACAGCTCAGAGAGCTGATCCATGGAGCTCGCATCGGGCACCCAGTGGCGAAGACCGCAAGAGTGACAATCCGGTACCGCGACGACGAGGAGCATGACACTTCCTTCCGACGTAGTATCTCCG GTGACTCCTCTGAGTATCACATCAACGGCGAACATGTAACTCATTCCAAATATATGGAGGAGCTGGAGAAGGTCAACATCTTGGCCAAAGCTCAAAATTGTCTGGTGTTTCAG GGGACAGTGGAGACCATTGCTTTGAAGGACCCCAAAGAGAGAACCAAGATGTTTGAGAGTATCAGTCAGTCCAGAGAGCTAGCTGCAGAATACAATAAAAAGAACGATGCGATGCTGAGAGCGAAAGAGGACACACAGtttcatttcagcaaaaaaagaTCTGCAACTGTTGAGAAGAAGCAAGTGTCCCAGGAAAAAATAGAG GCAGAGAAGTACCAGGCAGTGCTGGACGAGCTGTACCAGAAACGTCTGCAGCTTGGCCTGATGGAGCTCTACCATAATGAGAGAACAATCCACAAGCTGAGTGACGATCTGAAGGAGAAGCAGCAGACTGCAGCCGCCAAGACCAGTACTGTGAAAACCTGGGAGCAGAAGGTCAAAACCCTCAAGAAGGAGCATGGATGTCTCAGCAGAGAGCAGCAACACATCGACAAGGAACTCTG TACCCAGGAGCACATTCTGTCCCAGTGTATGTCCAAGTACatcaaagcaaaaataaacagcTCCCATCATATGAAGAAAGCTGAGGAGCTCCGTACCAAACTGAAGAAGAACCAGAAGCTGGTGGTGATTAAAGAGCAGGAGCTGGTAGAGGGACAGCAGGAGATCATTGAAATGGAGAAGACCTGGAGGAAATATGAGAGGCAGGAACAGGAAGTTACCCGAGGGAGGGATATTgagctggaccaggaccag TTTGAGCGATACAAAGAGCTGAAAGAGGTCAGCCGTAAGCAGACTGCTGTCCTCAGACAGCAGGTCGATAGACTGCACTGGGAGGTCAAAGCAAACTACGCGAAGATTGCTTTAGACCAGCGTAGAAGGAAAGAGGTGGAG GTCGCCATCAGGAACAACCACACTGAGCTTGAAGATCTGACACATAGAGCAGAGAAACTGGAGGAGTACACCAAGACCTGCCA GTCAGCCACTGAGGAATACTGTCAGCAGGAGAAGAATCTGAGCACTGAGCTTCGGCAGGTTCACCAGCGCTCTGAGGAGGTGAAACAGGACCTGCGTCAGGTTGTGGAGGAGCTGGAGAATGCCAGCCTTGACAGTCACGAGAGCAGACGACAGCTGCGACGAAAAGAGCTGCTGGAGAAACTCCACAGGCTCTACCCTGACACTGTG TATGGCCGCTTGTGTGACCTGTGTAGCCCCATCCATAAGAAGTACCAGCTGGCTGTCACCAAGGTCTTTGGACACTTCATGAACTCTGTTGTTGTGGCTTCAGAGAAAGTGGCCCGAGACTGCATTCAGTTCACCAAGGAGGAGTTATTTGAACCTGAAACCTTCCTGCCCGTCAGCTATCTGGAT GTACATCCTCTAAATGAACGGCTTAGGGAGATGACTGGTGTTAAGATGGTGGTGGATGTTGTTCAGGTGAACACACCTACACTTGCCACTCAGATGAAGAAggtaattcagtttgtttgtggaAATGCTCTGGTGTGTGAGACCATCAAAGAGGCGAGGAGTGTGGCCTTTGGCAGACTGGAGCGCTATAAG ACCGTATCTCTGGATGGAACACTTTTCTCCAAGTCAGGAGTGATTTCCGGAGGCTCCAGGGACCTGCAGAGGAAAGCGTACTGCTGGGATGAGAAGGAgatgagaaaactgaaggaacgCAAAGACCAATTGATGGCAGAACTGAGC GATGAGGAGAAGCTGCTGGCTGCAGTGGAGGTGAATCAGAACAACATCCTGGATCTGAAGAACCAGCTTTTAGCCAAGGAGAACCAAGTGTTGGCTGCCAAAACTGAACTGGACCAGAAAATTCAAACCCTCCAAGAGATTAACAA AGAGCTGGTGAAGCTCCAGCAGAAGGTGATGTCTGTAGAAACAGCCTGGGAGCAAAAATGTCTGTCCAGACACAACCTGCTTCTGGACTGTAAAATCCAAGGACTGCCGATCACTCTGCTGTCAGGAAGTCTGGATGAAATCACTCAGGTGCAG CTGGATTCAGAGTCTGGAAGCACTGGGACCACTATGGACTTGTTTGAGAGGGAAGCCCAGCTCATCATTGACTACTCAGTTCTGCAGGAAGAGTTCAGG AATCTGCAAGATGATGAGGAGGTGAATTCCTGCTTGGAGAAGCTGAAGGATTCCGTCACCTCCATAGAGGAAGTGTTAAATCGCACTGCTGTTCCTAACCTTAAAGCTCTGGAGAAAATGAGGGAGGTGAGGGAGAAGCTGCATGGACTGATGGAAG CCTTTGATGCCAGCAGCAAAGAATCTCGGAAGTGTAGTCAGGAGTTTGAGGAGATCAAAGGTCGCCGCTGCCAGCTCTTCAGCCAGTGCTTTGAACACGTGTCTGTTGCTGTCGACCACATCTATAAAAGTATCTGCAGGAACAGCAGCGCTCAG GCCATTCTAAGTGCAGAGAACCCTGAGGAGCCGTATCTGGGCGGCATCAGCTACAACTGTGTAGCTCCAGGAAAACGCTTCATGTCCATGGACAATCTATCTGGAGGAGAGAAGGCACTCGCTGCCCTGGCTCTAGTGTTCGCCATCCACAG CTTCCGCCCGGCTCCTTTCCTTATTTTGGACGAGGTGGATGCAGCTTTAGACAACTCCAACATTGGAAAG GTGACCAGTTTCATCAGACACGAGTCCAGCAGGAACATGCAGATCATCACCATTTCACTGAAGGAGGAATTTTTCTCCAAAGCCGATGCTCTGCTGGGAGTTTACTCAGAT GTGGAcgaatgtatgtgtatgttcaGCCACATCCTGACCCTTGACCTGCGTGCATATCCTGAGGTTGAAGAGGATGGCAGGAAACAGACAGACACAAGCCAGGATTCACAGTCATCTGCATGA
- the smc1b gene encoding structural maintenance of chromosomes protein 1B isoform X3 — translation MDAISFATGARAASLRVKQLRELIHGARIGHPVAKTARVTIRYRDDEEHDTSFRRSISGDSSEYHINGEHVTHSKYMEELEKVNILAKAQNCLVFQGTVETIALKDPKERTKMFESISQSRELAAEYNKKNDAMLRAKEDTQFHFSKKRSATVEKKQVSQEKIEAEKYQAVLDELYQKRLQLGLMELYHNERTIHKLSDDLKEKQQTAAAKTSTVKTWEQKVKTLKKEHGCLSREQQHIDKELCTQEHILSQCMSKYIKAKINSSHHMKKAEELRTKLKKNQKLVVIKEQELVEGQQEIIEMEKTWRKYERQEQEVTRGRDIELDQDQFERYKELKEVSRKQTAVLRQQVDRLHWEVKANYAKIALDQRRRKEVEVAIRNNHTELEDLTHRAEKLEEYTKTCQSATEEYCQQEKNLSTELRQVHQRSEEVKQDLRQVVEELENASLDSHESRRQLRRKELLEKLHRLYPDTVYGRLCDLCSPIHKKYQLAVTKVFGHFMNSVVVASEKVARDCIQFTKEELFEPETFLPVSYLDVHPLNERLREMTGVKMVVDVVQVNTPTLATQMKKVIQFVCGNALVCETIKEARSVAFGRLERYKTVSLDGTLFSKSGVISGGSRDLQRKAYCWDEKEMRKLKERKDQLMAELSELMKLRRKESDLKQVIAQAQGAQTRLKYSNAELDNIRKNKILRCQADISHLESDLTNLDSEIQMQEDSVDVKAVEMKKIRDQINQMEDLVFSDFCAEIKVDSIREYEQEHVKQQTEQEKKRLQFEAQVAYLNAQLEYGQEWLEQQKKELHHTREAMDKEQKAVVEHRKDEEKLLAAVEVNQNNILDLKNQLLAKENQVLAAKTELDQKIQTLQEINKELVKLQQKVMSVETAWEQKCLSRHNLLLDCKIQGLPITLLSGSLDEITQVQLDSESGSTGTTMDLFEREAQLIIDYSVLQEEFRNLQDDEEVNSCLEKLKDSVTSIEEVLNRTAVPNLKALEKMREPLMPAAKNLGSVVRSLRRSKVAAASSSASALNTCLLLSTTSIKVSAGTAALRPF, via the exons ATGGACGCCATCAGCTTTGCCACGGGGGCGCGGGCCGCTTCTCTCCGTGTGAAACAGCTCAGAGAGCTGATCCATGGAGCTCGCATCGGGCACCCAGTGGCGAAGACCGCAAGAGTGACAATCCGGTACCGCGACGACGAGGAGCATGACACTTCCTTCCGACGTAGTATCTCCG GTGACTCCTCTGAGTATCACATCAACGGCGAACATGTAACTCATTCCAAATATATGGAGGAGCTGGAGAAGGTCAACATCTTGGCCAAAGCTCAAAATTGTCTGGTGTTTCAG GGGACAGTGGAGACCATTGCTTTGAAGGACCCCAAAGAGAGAACCAAGATGTTTGAGAGTATCAGTCAGTCCAGAGAGCTAGCTGCAGAATACAATAAAAAGAACGATGCGATGCTGAGAGCGAAAGAGGACACACAGtttcatttcagcaaaaaaagaTCTGCAACTGTTGAGAAGAAGCAAGTGTCCCAGGAAAAAATAGAG GCAGAGAAGTACCAGGCAGTGCTGGACGAGCTGTACCAGAAACGTCTGCAGCTTGGCCTGATGGAGCTCTACCATAATGAGAGAACAATCCACAAGCTGAGTGACGATCTGAAGGAGAAGCAGCAGACTGCAGCCGCCAAGACCAGTACTGTGAAAACCTGGGAGCAGAAGGTCAAAACCCTCAAGAAGGAGCATGGATGTCTCAGCAGAGAGCAGCAACACATCGACAAGGAACTCTG TACCCAGGAGCACATTCTGTCCCAGTGTATGTCCAAGTACatcaaagcaaaaataaacagcTCCCATCATATGAAGAAAGCTGAGGAGCTCCGTACCAAACTGAAGAAGAACCAGAAGCTGGTGGTGATTAAAGAGCAGGAGCTGGTAGAGGGACAGCAGGAGATCATTGAAATGGAGAAGACCTGGAGGAAATATGAGAGGCAGGAACAGGAAGTTACCCGAGGGAGGGATATTgagctggaccaggaccag TTTGAGCGATACAAAGAGCTGAAAGAGGTCAGCCGTAAGCAGACTGCTGTCCTCAGACAGCAGGTCGATAGACTGCACTGGGAGGTCAAAGCAAACTACGCGAAGATTGCTTTAGACCAGCGTAGAAGGAAAGAGGTGGAG GTCGCCATCAGGAACAACCACACTGAGCTTGAAGATCTGACACATAGAGCAGAGAAACTGGAGGAGTACACCAAGACCTGCCA GTCAGCCACTGAGGAATACTGTCAGCAGGAGAAGAATCTGAGCACTGAGCTTCGGCAGGTTCACCAGCGCTCTGAGGAGGTGAAACAGGACCTGCGTCAGGTTGTGGAGGAGCTGGAGAATGCCAGCCTTGACAGTCACGAGAGCAGACGACAGCTGCGACGAAAAGAGCTGCTGGAGAAACTCCACAGGCTCTACCCTGACACTGTG TATGGCCGCTTGTGTGACCTGTGTAGCCCCATCCATAAGAAGTACCAGCTGGCTGTCACCAAGGTCTTTGGACACTTCATGAACTCTGTTGTTGTGGCTTCAGAGAAAGTGGCCCGAGACTGCATTCAGTTCACCAAGGAGGAGTTATTTGAACCTGAAACCTTCCTGCCCGTCAGCTATCTGGAT GTACATCCTCTAAATGAACGGCTTAGGGAGATGACTGGTGTTAAGATGGTGGTGGATGTTGTTCAGGTGAACACACCTACACTTGCCACTCAGATGAAGAAggtaattcagtttgtttgtggaAATGCTCTGGTGTGTGAGACCATCAAAGAGGCGAGGAGTGTGGCCTTTGGCAGACTGGAGCGCTATAAG ACCGTATCTCTGGATGGAACACTTTTCTCCAAGTCAGGAGTGATTTCCGGAGGCTCCAGGGACCTGCAGAGGAAAGCGTACTGCTGGGATGAGAAGGAgatgagaaaactgaaggaacgCAAAGACCAATTGATGGCAGAACTGAGC GAACTGATGAAGCTGAGGCGAAAGGAATCAGACCTGAAACAGGTCATTGCTCAGGCTCAGGGTGCTCAGACTCGCCTCAAATACTCCAATGCTGAGCTAGACAACATTCGTAAAAACAAAATCCTCAGATGCCAAGCG GATATTTCTCATTTGGAGAGTGATTTAACAAACCTAGACTCAGAGATCCAGATGCAGGAGGATAGCGTAGATGTGAAGGCTGTAGAGATGAAGAAGATCAGAGACCAGATCAACCAG ATGGAGGACTTGGTGTTTTCTGACTTCTGTGCTGAGATCAAAGTGGACAGTATCAGGGAGTATGAGCAGGAGCATGTGAAACAGCAAACGGAGCAGGAGAAGAAGAG GCTGCAGTTTGAAGCTCAGGTTGCTTATCTGAATGCACAGCTGGAATATGGACAGGAGTGGCTGGAGCAGCAGAAGAAGGAGCTTCATCATACCAGAGAGGCGATGGACAAAGAGCAGAAAGCCGTGGTCGAGCATAGGAAG GATGAGGAGAAGCTGCTGGCTGCAGTGGAGGTGAATCAGAACAACATCCTGGATCTGAAGAACCAGCTTTTAGCCAAGGAGAACCAAGTGTTGGCTGCCAAAACTGAACTGGACCAGAAAATTCAAACCCTCCAAGAGATTAACAA AGAGCTGGTGAAGCTCCAGCAGAAGGTGATGTCTGTAGAAACAGCCTGGGAGCAAAAATGTCTGTCCAGACACAACCTGCTTCTGGACTGTAAAATCCAAGGACTGCCGATCACTCTGCTGTCAGGAAGTCTGGATGAAATCACTCAGGTGCAG CTGGATTCAGAGTCTGGAAGCACTGGGACCACTATGGACTTGTTTGAGAGGGAAGCCCAGCTCATCATTGACTACTCAGTTCTGCAGGAAGAGTTCAGG AATCTGCAAGATGATGAGGAGGTGAATTCCTGCTTGGAGAAGCTGAAGGATTCCGTCACCTCCATAGAGGAAGTGTTAAATCGCACTGCTGTTCCTAACCTTAAAGCTCTGGAGAAAATGAGGGAG CCTTTGATGCCAGCAGCAAAGAATCTCGGAAGTGTAGTCAGGAGTTTGAGGAGATCAAAGGTCGCCGCTGCCAGCTCTTCAGCCAGTGCTTTGAACACGTGTCTGTTGCTGTCGACCACATCTATAAAAGTATCTGCAGGAACAGCAGCGCTCAG GCCATTCTAA